The following proteins come from a genomic window of Pseudomonas cichorii:
- the eboE gene encoding metabolite traffic protein EboE, whose product MSAASGWTAAQIGYCSNVHPAPGLAELCASIEQHFQGVRQQRKLVEQESGLWISAQAAQELQDDSARKAFLGVLKNCGVRLTSLNGFPYGQFHKGAVKAEVYLPSWADGERLAYSLQLAEILAEALPADCDQGVISTVPLGYAAHWSPERQQRAEELLAQLTSSLASLRHRTGKKIVICLEMEPDCVLENTTQSIEFFQRLQARDPHHEHLALCFDVCHQAVVFEHCYKSLTRLREAGVPVGKIQLSNAMICRLPAEGDSRREHVLDALGNFAEATYLHQVKTLDPQGRLKAWADLPEALENPEQSSELRIHFHVPLFSEQLLLPELSGSQLALAQTFDFLADHADFRPVLEAETYSWNVLPSAIRPQTERALLLGIAAELQWVEKQLLQRGLLLTDAHKQKAYADAI is encoded by the coding sequence ATGAGCGCCGCGTCAGGCTGGACCGCCGCCCAGATAGGCTATTGCAGCAATGTGCATCCCGCACCCGGGCTGGCTGAGCTGTGCGCCTCCATCGAGCAGCATTTCCAGGGTGTACGCCAGCAACGCAAGCTGGTCGAGCAGGAAAGCGGGCTATGGATCAGCGCCCAGGCCGCACAGGAACTGCAAGATGATTCAGCGCGCAAGGCCTTTCTGGGCGTGTTGAAAAACTGCGGCGTGCGGCTGACGTCACTCAACGGTTTTCCCTACGGCCAGTTTCACAAGGGCGCAGTGAAAGCCGAGGTTTACCTGCCCAGTTGGGCGGACGGCGAGCGACTGGCCTACAGCCTGCAACTGGCAGAAATTCTCGCCGAAGCCTTGCCAGCGGACTGCGATCAGGGCGTGATTTCGACCGTGCCACTGGGTTACGCCGCCCACTGGAGCCCGGAGCGGCAACAGCGTGCCGAAGAGCTTCTCGCGCAACTGACGTCTTCCCTCGCCAGCCTTCGACACAGGACCGGCAAGAAGATCGTGATCTGCCTGGAAATGGAACCGGACTGCGTGCTGGAAAACACCACACAATCCATCGAGTTCTTTCAGCGCCTGCAAGCCCGCGATCCGCATCATGAGCATCTGGCGCTGTGCTTCGATGTCTGCCATCAGGCGGTCGTTTTCGAGCACTGCTACAAATCCCTTACGAGGTTGCGCGAAGCCGGAGTCCCGGTCGGCAAGATCCAGTTATCCAATGCCATGATCTGTCGTTTGCCCGCCGAGGGTGACAGTCGGCGTGAACACGTTCTCGATGCTCTTGGCAACTTTGCCGAAGCCACCTATCTGCATCAGGTCAAGACCCTGGACCCGCAAGGCCGGTTAAAAGCCTGGGCCGATTTGCCTGAGGCACTGGAGAACCCCGAGCAAAGCAGCGAACTGAGGATTCACTTCCATGTGCCGCTGTTCAGCGAGCAACTGCTGCTGCCGGAACTGAGCGGCAGCCAGTTGGCCCTGGCCCAGACCTTTGACTTTCTGGCAGACCACGCCGATTTCCGTCCGGTGCTGGAAGCGGAAACCTACAGCTGGAACGTCCTGCCTTCCGCCATCAGGCCGCAGACCGAGCGGGCCTTGCTGCTGGGCATCGCGGCCGAACTGCAATGGGTCGAAAAGCAACTGCTCCAGCGCGGTTTACTGCTGACCGAT